Within the Agromyces atrinae genome, the region ACCCGCGGTTCGGCGGTTTCGGCACCGCTCCGAAGTTCCCCGTCGCACCCGCTCTGATCTTCCTCGAGCAGCACGGTGGGGAGAGCGCTGTCGTCGCCGAGCGCATCGCCAGGAAGATGGGCAGCTCGGCGCTCCGAGACCCGGTTGAAGGCGGTTTCTTCCGCTACGCGACCGAGCCCGACTGGACCCATCCGCACTTCGAGCGGATGCTCTACGACAATGCGCTCCTCCTCGACCTGTACACGCGCATCCACGCGCGCACCGGGTCGACGTGGTCGGCGACGGTCGCGCGTGGCATCGCGCGCTTCCTGATCGACGTCCTCCGGCTTCCCGACGGCACGTTCGCGAGCGGTCAGGACTCGGAGAGCGTCATCGACGGCCGACGCACCGAGGGCGGGTACTACGCGCTCGATCTCGAGGCGAGGTCGCTCGTCGACGCGCCCGCCCTCGACGACAAGACCCTCACGGGGTGGAACGGACTCGCCATCGGCGCACTCGCCCGAGCGAGCACGGTGCTGGGCGATGCCGACTACCTCGACGCCGCGCGGGAGGCGGCTGACGTGCTGCTCGCGCGCGACGCCGACCGCGCTCTCGCCCGGGTCTCGCGGGGAGCCGACCGTTCCGAGGCCGCGGCGACGCTCGAGGACTACGGGATGCTCGCGGGAGCGCTGCTCGCACTCGGTCTCGCCGCGGGCGATCCGCGCTACCTCGTCGAGGGGCGACGGCTGATCGACGAAGTGCTCACCGCCGACGGCTTCCGCCCGCCGGGAGGAGGGGACGCGGTGCTCGTCGAGCACGGGCACGCGCGGGAAGCGGATCCGTCGGAGGGCGCCTACCCGTCAGAGATCTCCGCGTGCTCCGACGCGGCGCTCGATCTCTTCGCGCTCACCGGCGTCGACGCGTATCGACAGGCCGCCGAAGGCGCACTCTCCCGTGTGTCCGCTCTCGCTCTCGCGCAGCCGCTCTCCTTCGGTTCGGCACTCACCGCCCTCGAGCGGCTCGACGGTGCGCTCGTGCAGATCGTGGTGGTCGTTCCGGATGACGCCGACACCGCCGACACGAGAGCCGCGGCGCTCATCGGACGAGCGAGGTCGCTGCCGTCATCCGTCACCGCTGTCGTGACCGAGCGCGCCGCAGCCGAGCTCGCCGAGTCCGGCTTCGAGCTCTTCGCCGGTCGGGGCGTGCGCGGTTCGCGGGCGACGGCCTATGTGTGCCGGGACTTCGTGTGCCGGCTTCCGGTGACGGACGCCGACGCGCTCGACGGCGGAGTCTGAACTCGCCGTCGGTTCACCACGAGGTCGGAACGCGACCCAGCATGCTCCACACGGCACCGCTCAGATCGGGGTGCTCGAGCGAGATCTGACGCAGGAGCTGGAACTCGAACTTCTCGACATCCCCGTCGCGCGCCGTCGGATGGTACGCGCGGGCTCGGAGACCGCGCCAGTCCTCGGAGTGGATGAGTTCTTCGCGGATCGTCGCAACGACCTGCTCGTCGACCGACGGAAGGTCGGGCAGGAACTCCCACGGATCCTCGCCGAGACGGCAGCGCAGATCGATGAGAGCGGCGAGCTCGTCGCGCGCGTCCTGACGCATTCGTTCGAGCGTGCGTTCCGTCTCAGCCATCTCTCGCCTCCCCCCTCGTGGACCTCTCTAGGCTAAGCGCGGATTGTGTCGGTCGCATTTCTCATCGTCACACACGGTTGAATGGGGGAGTGGCTCCCTCGACGAACGACGCACTCCTCGCTCTCCGGCACGATCTCGAGGCGGCCGACTACCGCGTCGAGCGGGTCGACGAGCTCCTCGGCGAGGAGGCTACCGCGGCCCTCGAGCGCGGCAATCGAGTTCC harbors:
- a CDS encoding thioredoxin domain-containing protein — its product is MTRLDGAISPYVRSHAANPVDWYPWGREAFAEARRRDVPVLISIGYATCHWCHVMARESFSDPAIAAVMNEKLVTIKVDREEHPDVDSRYLASASAFTSNLGWPLTVFATPDGRAFFAGTYFPPEPRGGTPSFRQVLDAVDDAWTERRDEVEQAATAVSDAVDAVRPDTGGTRVGADLIDNAARRLAGAEDPRFGGFGTAPKFPVAPALIFLEQHGGESAVVAERIARKMGSSALRDPVEGGFFRYATEPDWTHPHFERMLYDNALLLDLYTRIHARTGSTWSATVARGIARFLIDVLRLPDGTFASGQDSESVIDGRRTEGGYYALDLEARSLVDAPALDDKTLTGWNGLAIGALARASTVLGDADYLDAAREAADVLLARDADRALARVSRGADRSEAAATLEDYGMLAGALLALGLAAGDPRYLVEGRRLIDEVLTADGFRPPGGGDAVLVEHGHAREADPSEGAYPSEISACSDAALDLFALTGVDAYRQAAEGALSRVSALALAQPLSFGSALTALERLDGALVQIVVVVPDDADTADTRAAALIGRARSLPSSVTAVVTERAAAELAESGFELFAGRGVRGSRATAYVCRDFVCRLPVTDADALDGGV